Proteins from one Paenibacillus sp. genomic window:
- a CDS encoding AAA family ATPase — protein sequence MARADLLKKLFRSYKFNDNESFIKAAELIIDEERKKNHLVLADELKRILYSEHLSKPKSISVLQTTQPKDLDKNAPLFEVKFPDKFFNDLIVAEDIKENLMDILKDYLHWDALVSNGLKPNNKLLFYGPPGCGKTITAEALAGELGLPLLYIRFDAVISSFLGETSTNIRKIFDYASSGSWIIFFDEFDAIGRSRADDGENSEIKRVVNAFLQLMDNFTGRSIIVAATNYEKVLDHALWRRFTEIIKFDLPTADSIHKLLLTRLSRFAGPEQKLVELSNELCGYSQADIERVCQNVLKRCIMEGRTYYTKFDLDRAVSKEADRKKAQNQ from the coding sequence ATGGCCCGTGCAGATCTATTAAAAAAACTCTTTAGAAGTTATAAATTCAATGATAACGAGTCCTTTATTAAAGCTGCAGAATTAATAATTGACGAAGAAAGAAAAAAAAATCACCTTGTTCTTGCAGATGAGTTGAAAAGAATTCTTTATAGTGAGCATCTATCTAAGCCTAAATCGATAAGTGTGTTACAAACTACTCAACCAAAAGATCTAGATAAAAATGCACCACTGTTTGAAGTGAAATTTCCTGATAAGTTCTTCAACGATCTTATTGTAGCCGAAGACATTAAAGAGAACTTAATGGATATATTAAAGGACTATCTCCACTGGGATGCATTAGTGAGCAATGGATTAAAACCCAATAACAAATTACTTTTTTATGGTCCGCCGGGATGTGGCAAGACAATTACTGCAGAGGCATTGGCAGGGGAATTAGGATTACCACTGTTATATATCAGGTTTGATGCCGTTATTTCTTCATTCTTGGGGGAAACATCCACGAATATAAGGAAAATATTCGATTATGCGAGTAGCGGTTCATGGATTATCTTCTTTGATGAGTTTGATGCAATTGGTCGTTCAAGGGCGGATGATGGGGAAAATAGCGAGATAAAGAGAGTAGTAAATGCGTTCCTACAATTGATGGACAATTTCACTGGAAGATCAATTATTGTAGCCGCAACGAACTATGAAAAGGTACTGGACCATGCCTTATGGCGGAGATTTACAGAGATAATAAAGTTTGATTTACCGACAGCAGATAGTATCCATAAACTATTGTTAACAAGACTCTCCAGGTTTGCAGGACCAGAACAAAAGTTAGTGGAACTTTCTAATGAACTATGCGGATATTCGCAAGCTGACATTGAACGAGTTTGTCAGAATGTGTTGAAAAGGTGTATCATGGAAGGCAGGACATATTATACCAAGTTTGACCTAGATAGGGCAGTGAGTAAAGAAGCAGACAGAAAAAAGGCGCAGAATCAATGA
- the yycI gene encoding two-component system regulatory protein YycI has translation MDWGRAKTVLIWAFLFLNILLGYQLWMDELNLNTFTENASRRDEMNRLLGLKDIRLDAAVPEGTPVLSEITVSVDGAGMPESPEPLNAPLTQEALGDVQRVREALAAAVPNVGEYEPDPFAAKAGGAVYVMNQLYDELPMFEMRLELYGAEDGTVTGYRYLSAQRETPVNVRPPQGQEVLSAYVVVGTLAETYLPQGAVIADVRLGYHGPMFESETQVLAPYWRIVLRTGETYYVHAINGAVEGPSVAQAADGAQPLPAK, from the coding sequence ATGGACTGGGGCCGCGCGAAGACGGTCTTGATTTGGGCGTTTCTGTTTCTGAACATCCTGCTCGGCTACCAGCTGTGGATGGACGAGCTGAATTTGAACACATTCACGGAAAACGCGTCGCGGCGCGACGAAATGAACCGGCTGCTCGGCCTCAAGGATATTCGGCTGGATGCGGCCGTCCCGGAGGGCACGCCGGTGCTGAGCGAAATCACGGTCAGCGTGGACGGAGCGGGTATGCCGGAGTCGCCCGAGCCGTTGAACGCGCCGCTGACGCAAGAGGCGCTCGGCGACGTGCAGCGAGTGCGGGAAGCGCTGGCTGCGGCCGTGCCGAACGTCGGCGAATACGAGCCGGATCCGTTCGCGGCGAAAGCCGGCGGCGCGGTGTACGTGATGAACCAGCTGTACGACGAGCTGCCGATGTTCGAAATGCGGCTCGAGCTGTACGGCGCCGAGGACGGCACCGTTACCGGGTACCGGTACTTGTCCGCGCAGCGGGAGACGCCGGTCAACGTGCGGCCGCCGCAAGGACAGGAGGTGCTCTCGGCGTACGTGGTGGTCGGCACGCTGGCCGAAACGTACCTGCCGCAGGGCGCCGTCATCGCGGACGTGCGCCTCGGGTATCACGGGCCGATGTTCGAATCGGAAACGCAGGTGCTGGCGCCGTATTGGCGCATCGTGTTGCGGACCGGGGAAACGTACTATGTGCATGCGATTAACGGGGCGGTCGAAGGGCCGTCGGTCGCGCAAGCGGCCGACGGCGCCCAACCGCTGCCGGCGAAATAA
- the rlmH gene encoding 23S rRNA (pseudouridine(1915)-N(3))-methyltransferase RlmH, producing MHIQIVAVGKLKEKYLVQGIAEYAKRLGAYAKLDIVEVPDEQAPDSMSAADEERVKAKEGERILAKIKPDSHVIAMAIDGHMWTSEQLSAHIADLGTYGKSHVTFVIGGSNGLSPDVLRRADTKLSFGRITYPHQLIRLILVEQVYRAFKIMRGEPYHK from the coding sequence ATGCACATTCAGATCGTCGCCGTCGGCAAACTGAAAGAAAAATATCTCGTCCAAGGCATCGCCGAGTACGCCAAACGGCTTGGCGCCTACGCCAAGCTGGACATCGTCGAGGTGCCGGACGAGCAGGCCCCGGACTCGATGAGCGCCGCCGACGAGGAGCGCGTGAAGGCGAAGGAGGGCGAACGCATCCTCGCCAAAATCAAACCCGACTCGCATGTCATCGCCATGGCCATCGACGGCCACATGTGGACCTCCGAGCAGCTGTCCGCCCATATCGCCGATCTCGGCACCTACGGCAAAAGCCACGTCACCTTCGTCATCGGCGGCAGCAACGGCCTTTCCCCCGACGTCCTCCGACGCGCCGACACGAAGCTGAGCTTCGGACGCATCACGTACCCGCACCAGCTCATCCGCTTGATCCTCGTGGAACAAGTGTACCGGGCGTTTAAGATTATGCGGGGGGAACCGTATCACAAATGA
- a CDS encoding CxxH/CxxC protein, translated as MHVVCEEHLELALDRFVDEYEDAPDVVDLEVTTFSAWEPPATCEQCGRSARYLVV; from the coding sequence ATGCATGTCGTATGCGAAGAACATCTGGAATTGGCTTTGGATCGGTTCGTGGATGAGTACGAGGACGCGCCCGACGTCGTCGACCTGGAGGTAACGACGTTCTCGGCTTGGGAGCCGCCCGCTACGTGCGAGCAGTGCGGCCGGTCCGCGCGGTACTTGGTCGTGTAG
- a CDS encoding MBL fold metallo-hydrolase produces MGIRFTILSSGSTGNATLVEYGEWRVLLDAGLSAKRIEQLMQERGVTPEGISGILVTHEHSDHVKGLGAIARKYRLPVYANMNTWNELDRAVGDLDDDQRRAFKTGDVLTFGELSVESFPISHDAAEPVAYNFQAGNVKLSIATDIGYMSPVVKEKVKDADVLVLESNHDVDMLRVGKYPWNVKRRILSDVGHLSNEAAGEALCELVTERTKRVYLAHLSRDHNLLDLAKLTVNNILCESGVSTEERPIRLMDTYYDRSTEWDMVDEP; encoded by the coding sequence ATGGGCATACGGTTTACGATATTATCCAGCGGTTCGACGGGCAACGCCACGCTCGTCGAGTACGGCGAATGGCGGGTTCTGTTGGACGCGGGGCTCAGCGCGAAGCGGATCGAGCAGCTGATGCAGGAACGCGGCGTAACGCCGGAAGGGATCAGCGGCATCCTGGTGACGCACGAGCATTCCGACCATGTGAAAGGGCTCGGGGCGATCGCGCGGAAATACCGGCTGCCCGTCTACGCCAATATGAACACGTGGAACGAGCTCGACCGCGCCGTCGGCGATTTGGACGACGACCAGCGGCGCGCGTTCAAGACGGGGGATGTGCTGACGTTCGGCGAGCTGTCCGTGGAGTCGTTCCCGATCTCGCACGACGCCGCGGAACCGGTCGCCTACAACTTCCAGGCGGGCAACGTCAAGCTGAGCATCGCGACCGACATCGGCTACATGAGTCCGGTCGTGAAGGAGAAGGTGAAGGACGCCGACGTGCTCGTGCTCGAATCGAATCACGACGTCGACATGCTCCGCGTCGGGAAATATCCGTGGAACGTCAAGCGCCGCATCTTAAGCGACGTGGGCCATTTGTCCAACGAAGCCGCGGGCGAAGCGCTGTGCGAGCTCGTCACCGAACGGACGAAGCGGGTATATCTCGCGCATTTGAGCCGGGATCATAACCTGCTGGATTTAGCCAAGCTTACGGTGAATAATATATTGTGTGAGTCCGGCGTATCGACGGAGGAACGTCCGATCCGGCTGATGGATACGTATTACGACCGGTCGACGGAGTGGGATATGGTCGACGAGCCGTAA
- a CDS encoding YycH family regulatory protein, which translates to MMERAKTLCLAVLIAASLVQSYLLAYSEPKFDTIIPTDYVESKLEGTQAELAALLFPKDIVLHFGNGEHTLLYPHMIFYRMILEVVEQRTFDGLREAAFASETAQDAAGVEIRFAGELPLSLLQQAMNLKGEGLHAAAPIDRIHIFTQPGREDVRVFFVGSDGAYEATRADLTVKDVERFVGFGEARTRYTAASGGHYLPDEPLPMVQYTYESRRFTADQLQRSLFPDPFSTRNLTERDGSEIYTDGKRGLQLSTEREWFSYTDPAATAEGERTALETALSAVQFVNRHGGWNGDYMLESIRQDQPNGAEQSVVFRHYVGTYPGSYPIIGTRNGAPFGPIELTLRNRNVTSYERSTVQLDGQPVGRMPLHLPGGDRLLKLWNAYSEKALVRAIFPAYRANFAEDRVVLEPIWALSMIDGSVRALPGGGAY; encoded by the coding sequence ATGATGGAGCGCGCGAAGACGCTGTGCCTCGCCGTTCTGATCGCGGCCAGCTTGGTGCAGAGCTATTTGCTCGCGTACAGCGAGCCGAAATTCGATACGATCATTCCGACCGATTATGTCGAATCGAAACTGGAGGGGACGCAGGCGGAGCTGGCGGCGCTGCTGTTTCCGAAGGATATCGTGCTGCATTTCGGGAACGGGGAACATACGCTTCTTTATCCGCACATGATTTTTTACCGCATGATACTGGAAGTGGTCGAGCAGCGAACGTTCGACGGGCTGCGGGAAGCCGCCTTCGCCTCGGAAACCGCGCAGGACGCCGCCGGCGTCGAAATCCGGTTCGCCGGCGAGCTGCCGCTGTCGCTGCTGCAGCAGGCGATGAACCTCAAGGGCGAAGGCTTGCATGCGGCGGCGCCGATCGATCGGATTCACATTTTCACGCAGCCGGGACGGGAAGACGTCCGCGTGTTTTTCGTCGGTTCGGACGGCGCTTACGAGGCGACGCGGGCCGACTTGACCGTGAAGGACGTGGAGCGGTTCGTCGGCTTCGGGGAAGCGCGGACGCGGTATACGGCCGCCTCCGGAGGCCATTACTTGCCCGACGAGCCGCTGCCGATGGTGCAGTATACGTACGAGTCGCGCCGGTTTACGGCCGACCAATTGCAGCGCAGCTTGTTCCCCGATCCGTTCAGCACGCGAAATTTGACGGAACGGGACGGCTCGGAAATTTACACGGACGGCAAGCGCGGCCTGCAGCTGTCGACGGAGCGCGAGTGGTTCAGCTACACCGACCCAGCGGCGACCGCGGAAGGCGAGCGGACGGCGCTCGAGACGGCGCTCTCGGCGGTGCAGTTCGTCAATCGCCACGGCGGCTGGAACGGGGACTACATGCTGGAGTCGATCCGGCAGGACCAGCCGAACGGGGCGGAGCAGAGCGTCGTGTTCCGGCACTACGTCGGCACGTATCCCGGCTCGTATCCGATCATCGGGACGCGGAACGGCGCGCCGTTCGGGCCGATCGAGCTGACGCTGCGCAATCGGAACGTGACGAGTTATGAGCGTTCTACGGTGCAGCTCGACGGCCAGCCGGTCGGCCGTATGCCGTTGCATTTGCCGGGCGGCGACAGACTGCTGAAGCTGTGGAACGCCTATTCGGAGAAGGCGCTCGTCCGGGCGATCTTCCCGGCATACCGCGCCAATTTTGCAGAGGACCGGGTCGTGCTGGAGCCGATCTGGGCGCTGTCCATGATCGACGGTTCGGTTCGGGCGCTGCCCGGAGGGGGGGCGTACTAA
- a CDS encoding S8 family peptidase, producing the protein MADLPTLNHIEIVREPINRDLRGRQFPGAPRVQPRANRFQHSRSLSEQADAAFETINTNRRLLGITPDTLLILQFKILTVNQRETLIRAFNVSIVEETVISEGESDNFRLFIQFPTLESLDNFQREKQLYEMDSHQRGFLPYAQRRDLFDSIDLIRNVQPEDRKGKRLILYGPPLDESFVVDIDLWYDGTPRGATQTESLLRQSIGHIGGQLIQDLFRTPSLLLGKVRVNLEALELLLNLDIVALVDLPIKPSEEESFDIFSPPPENIEQANLPLDDDNVPLATVIDSGVFSGHPLLRNGIVLEEYDFGTGEGTDTDLNGHGTGVAGIVVYGDIPKCISNNAWVPRVRICSAKVMKNDPVWNTPVFPENRRPEMLMEEAIRYYHRERGCRIFNLSVGNTDQIYNDGRQFTWAETLDNLARELDIVIVVSAGNVINPELPTGNTRDEIAAKVRDNLFSSTHKLIDPGTASICLVVGAVARRNDVRTMGQLPRISVTPIQSPSAFTRAGFGVNRAVKPDLVAPGGSFVLQQAANDVRWIKNDPNIAEPSLRHSIEDGRWFAGFFGTSFSAPHITHLCALIENTLKEQLDRAPSSNLIRAMVVNSAKTPGDVENWIREAVDENDTRQQPRKSEYVLRLIGYGRPSEEILWSRKNSVTLFAEERLPLNSFHIYTIRIPPEFLRGRFNKSISISLAYDPPVRLSRKDYTANKLWFEVYKGLTAGQIEQFRRTRQNGDPDELPVVPENCKTKFLPGYQTVQNSTVQLRRWVKGRQGGLDLLGVPEGEEEPTITIVVAGKEQYPHPEGLDNQSYALVISFNADDEEIELYEQIQQRIRTRTRVRV; encoded by the coding sequence ATGGCGGATTTACCTACTCTAAATCATATCGAAATTGTTCGGGAACCTATAAATAGGGATTTAAGAGGCAGGCAATTCCCAGGAGCCCCAAGGGTACAACCTAGAGCCAACAGATTTCAGCATTCGCGTTCATTAAGTGAGCAGGCTGATGCCGCTTTTGAAACCATTAATACAAACAGAAGGTTATTGGGTATTACGCCCGATACTTTACTAATATTACAGTTTAAGATTCTTACGGTAAATCAACGTGAGACATTAATAAGGGCTTTTAATGTATCAATAGTAGAAGAGACGGTAATAAGTGAGGGGGAATCTGATAATTTCCGCCTTTTTATTCAGTTTCCAACACTAGAGAGTTTAGATAACTTCCAAAGAGAGAAGCAATTGTACGAAATGGACTCCCATCAGAGGGGGTTCCTACCTTATGCTCAAAGAAGGGATTTATTTGATTCGATTGATTTAATAAGAAATGTTCAACCAGAGGATAGAAAGGGAAAAAGATTAATTTTGTATGGCCCCCCTTTAGATGAGAGTTTTGTTGTTGATATTGACTTATGGTACGACGGTACACCTCGCGGTGCAACACAAACGGAATCGTTACTCAGACAAAGTATTGGCCACATTGGTGGACAATTGATTCAAGATTTATTTAGGACACCTAGCTTACTACTTGGCAAAGTACGCGTTAATTTGGAAGCACTTGAATTGCTACTAAACCTAGATATTGTAGCTCTAGTTGATTTACCAATAAAGCCTAGTGAAGAAGAAAGTTTCGATATATTCAGTCCACCTCCTGAAAATATAGAGCAAGCAAATTTGCCACTAGATGATGATAACGTACCTTTGGCGACTGTAATTGACTCAGGTGTTTTTTCAGGACACCCTTTGCTTCGTAATGGGATCGTGTTAGAAGAGTATGATTTCGGTACAGGTGAAGGGACCGACACAGATCTTAATGGTCATGGTACTGGTGTTGCTGGAATCGTTGTATATGGTGATATTCCAAAATGTATTTCAAACAATGCATGGGTCCCTAGAGTAAGAATTTGTAGTGCTAAGGTGATGAAGAACGACCCAGTCTGGAATACCCCCGTCTTCCCGGAAAACAGAAGGCCGGAGATGCTAATGGAGGAAGCAATAAGGTATTATCACAGGGAACGTGGTTGCCGAATATTCAATCTATCAGTTGGAAATACCGATCAAATCTATAATGATGGAAGACAGTTTACTTGGGCAGAGACATTAGACAACCTTGCGCGTGAGTTGGATATCGTAATTGTCGTAAGTGCTGGAAATGTAATTAATCCGGAATTGCCAACTGGCAATACTCGTGATGAAATAGCGGCAAAAGTAAGGGATAACCTATTTTCCTCTACTCATAAACTAATTGACCCGGGGACAGCTTCTATCTGTTTAGTTGTTGGAGCCGTAGCTAGGCGCAATGATGTAAGGACAATGGGGCAATTACCAAGAATATCAGTTACGCCGATTCAATCTCCATCAGCATTTACAAGGGCCGGTTTTGGAGTAAATAGGGCAGTAAAGCCGGATCTGGTAGCACCTGGGGGAAGTTTTGTATTACAACAAGCAGCTAATGATGTAAGGTGGATAAAAAATGACCCTAACATTGCAGAACCATCATTGAGACATTCGATTGAAGACGGTAGATGGTTTGCTGGATTTTTTGGTACCAGTTTCTCGGCTCCACATATTACTCATTTGTGTGCACTTATCGAAAATACATTGAAAGAACAACTAGATAGAGCTCCTAGTTCAAATTTGATTCGAGCAATGGTTGTTAATTCGGCAAAAACACCAGGCGATGTTGAAAATTGGATTCGTGAAGCAGTCGATGAAAACGATACAAGACAACAACCACGAAAATCCGAGTATGTACTTCGTTTAATAGGTTATGGTCGCCCTTCAGAGGAGATATTATGGTCCAGAAAAAATAGTGTAACTTTATTTGCAGAAGAACGGCTTCCTCTTAATTCATTCCATATCTATACTATTAGAATACCTCCTGAGTTTTTGCGGGGGAGGTTCAATAAAAGCATTTCTATAAGCCTGGCATATGACCCTCCAGTTAGACTTAGCCGTAAAGATTACACAGCAAACAAGCTTTGGTTTGAGGTGTATAAGGGACTGACTGCGGGACAGATTGAACAATTTAGGAGGACGCGACAAAATGGTGACCCCGATGAACTCCCAGTTGTTCCTGAAAACTGTAAAACCAAGTTTTTACCAGGGTATCAAACAGTTCAGAATTCCACTGTACAATTAAGAAGGTGGGTTAAAGGCAGACAGGGTGGTTTGGATTTATTAGGTGTACCTGAGGGGGAAGAGGAGCCAACAATAACAATTGTTGTTGCGGGAAAAGAACAGTACCCACACCCTGAGGGTCTTGATAACCAAAGTTACGCTTTAGTGATATCGTTCAATGCAGACGACGAGGAAATAGAACTGTATGAACAAATTCAGCAAAGGATCAGAACAAGAACAAGGGTAAGGGTCTAA
- a CDS encoding S1C family serine protease encodes MSLFDDDFYSPKVSSWERRRIRNESREDGRWPIRRRYWRLGLPNRAVVYALSGALGLAVCLLLLSPLWGSRDAATDDGATAGRGAPAAGEPLSVVDIVDKLKPAIVSVISSRSFGGEDDETVDEAELGIGSGIVYRKDGNDGFIVTNHHVIEGASSLQVVLSDGKKLDAKLVGSDALTDLAVLKVNGKDIARAAEFGNSDALKEGEPAIAIGHPYGLGYSPTITTGIISSLHRVIPISLAMDGTIDWEMELLQTDAAINHGNSGGALVNQAGQVIGINSMKVAEAGVEGLGFAIPSNTAAPVIAELEQYGKVRRPYLGVATVDIQDYPQFAENEDEVELPKGVENGIIVLDAFGPAAEAGLRSNDVIVALDGRPIGTTLELRKYLYDHKQIGDPIRVDYYRDGKKSSVTAELGESPEP; translated from the coding sequence ATGAGTTTATTCGATGATGACTTTTATTCGCCCAAGGTGTCCTCATGGGAACGACGACGCATTCGCAACGAGAGCCGGGAAGACGGCCGCTGGCCGATTCGGCGGCGGTATTGGCGCTTAGGACTTCCGAACCGCGCCGTCGTCTACGCGCTCTCGGGAGCGCTCGGTCTCGCTGTGTGCCTCCTGCTCCTCTCTCCGCTATGGGGGTCGCGCGACGCCGCTACGGACGACGGCGCGACGGCCGGCCGCGGGGCGCCGGCTGCGGGAGAGCCGCTCAGCGTCGTGGACATCGTCGATAAGCTGAAGCCGGCGATTGTGAGCGTTATCAGCTCGCGGTCGTTCGGCGGGGAGGATGACGAGACCGTCGACGAGGCGGAGCTCGGCATCGGTTCGGGCATCGTGTACCGGAAGGACGGGAACGACGGGTTTATCGTCACGAACCATCATGTCATCGAGGGCGCATCATCGCTCCAGGTGGTGCTGTCCGACGGCAAGAAGCTGGATGCCAAGCTCGTCGGCTCCGACGCGCTGACCGACCTGGCGGTGCTGAAGGTGAACGGCAAGGACATTGCGCGGGCGGCGGAGTTCGGCAACTCCGACGCGCTGAAGGAAGGGGAGCCGGCGATCGCGATCGGCCATCCGTACGGTCTCGGCTACTCCCCGACCATTACGACCGGCATCATTTCTTCGCTGCATCGGGTCATTCCGATTTCGCTCGCAATGGACGGGACGATCGACTGGGAGATGGAGCTGCTCCAGACGGACGCCGCGATCAACCACGGCAACAGCGGCGGCGCTTTGGTCAACCAGGCGGGTCAGGTGATCGGCATCAACTCGATGAAGGTCGCGGAAGCGGGCGTCGAGGGGCTGGGCTTCGCGATCCCGAGCAACACCGCGGCGCCGGTCATCGCGGAGCTGGAGCAGTACGGCAAGGTGCGGCGGCCGTACTTGGGCGTGGCGACGGTGGATATTCAGGATTATCCGCAGTTCGCCGAGAACGAGGACGAAGTGGAGCTGCCGAAGGGCGTCGAGAACGGCATCATCGTGCTGGACGCGTTCGGACCGGCGGCGGAAGCGGGGCTGCGCTCCAACGACGTCATCGTGGCGCTGGACGGCCGGCCGATCGGGACCACGCTGGAGCTGCGCAAATATTTGTACGATCACAAGCAGATCGGCGACCCGATTCGGGTAGACTATTACCGCGACGGCAAAAAATCGTCCGTCACGGCGGAGCTCGGGGAATCGCCGGAACCGTAA
- the walK gene encoding cell wall metabolism sensor histidine kinase WalK: protein MKGIRSLQTIQLRLIVIYVLLILIAMQLIGVYFIRTLEDSFYGNFNENLDNEAYLLADYVKDYLDANLSGTSGEEQRTYEDLTVFIRNLFATNDTEIQIIDANGIVVSASGQAQEGIVGQKNTQTEVNRALQGIRGNVRTMIDADGKRKRAVAMPVQSDGKVIGAVYLVASMEGLFDTMNRIKQFLFTGTAIALGLTAVLGIILANMITAPIKEITRKAAAIAVGNLNQRVNVLANDEIGQLGNAFNDMTQRLKQALSSIEEEKEKLASILSNMSDGVIATDEFGRTVVLNRSARAMLGIGDEDAAVGRDVLELLGLRREDVSEAAWTEGAVLNVVLTPDAGNGPLTARATFSPIHRRDHGVSGTVVLLHDVTEQEKLDASRKEFVANVSHELRTPLTTIKSYLEALDEGALEDRALAERFIGVTRNETERMIRLVNDLLHLSRFDSRQTPLTLERVGMAELLEEVSDRFAFQARQRGMGLSVELEGEDVPPVHVDRDAIDQVLDNLVSNAIKYSPDEGRVVLSARHAPAEAGPGWVEVTVRDWGIGIPKKDLHRIFERFYRVDKARSRNMGGTGLGLSIALEIVKAHGGTIRIESEPGQGTAVVFTLPAAPEEGESR from the coding sequence ATGAAAGGCATCCGCTCGCTGCAGACGATTCAGCTTCGGCTGATCGTCATTTATGTGCTTTTGATTTTAATCGCGATGCAGCTGATCGGCGTGTATTTCATTCGGACGCTGGAGGACTCGTTTTACGGCAATTTTAACGAAAACTTGGACAACGAGGCGTACTTGCTCGCCGATTACGTGAAGGATTACTTGGACGCGAATTTGTCCGGCACCTCCGGGGAGGAGCAGCGGACGTACGAAGACCTGACCGTGTTCATTCGCAATTTGTTCGCGACGAACGACACGGAAATTCAGATTATCGACGCGAACGGCATCGTGGTGAGCGCGTCGGGCCAAGCGCAGGAAGGCATCGTCGGGCAGAAAAATACGCAAACCGAAGTGAATCGCGCGCTGCAGGGCATTCGGGGCAACGTGCGCACGATGATCGACGCGGACGGCAAGCGCAAACGCGCGGTCGCCATGCCGGTGCAGAGCGACGGCAAGGTGATCGGGGCGGTCTATTTGGTCGCTTCCATGGAAGGCTTGTTCGACACGATGAACCGGATCAAGCAATTCCTGTTCACGGGAACGGCGATCGCGCTCGGACTGACGGCCGTGCTCGGCATCATTCTCGCGAACATGATTACCGCGCCGATCAAAGAAATTACCCGGAAGGCCGCCGCCATCGCGGTCGGCAACTTGAACCAGCGCGTCAACGTACTCGCGAACGACGAGATCGGCCAGCTCGGCAACGCCTTCAACGACATGACGCAGCGCCTGAAGCAAGCGCTGTCGTCGATCGAGGAAGAGAAGGAGAAGCTGGCGTCGATCTTATCGAACATGAGCGACGGCGTGATCGCGACGGACGAGTTCGGGCGCACGGTCGTGCTGAACCGGAGCGCGCGGGCGATGCTGGGCATCGGCGACGAGGACGCGGCGGTCGGCCGGGACGTGCTCGAACTGCTCGGGCTGCGGCGCGAGGACGTCAGCGAGGCGGCGTGGACGGAGGGTGCGGTGCTGAACGTCGTCCTGACGCCGGACGCCGGCAACGGGCCGTTGACGGCGCGGGCGACGTTCTCGCCGATCCATCGGCGGGACCACGGCGTGTCCGGCACGGTGGTGCTGCTGCACGACGTGACGGAGCAGGAGAAGCTCGACGCGTCGCGGAAGGAGTTCGTCGCGAACGTGTCGCACGAGCTGCGGACGCCGCTGACGACGATCAAAAGCTACCTGGAGGCGCTCGACGAAGGCGCGCTCGAGGACCGGGCGCTCGCGGAGCGGTTTATCGGGGTGACGCGGAACGAGACGGAGCGGATGATCCGGCTCGTCAACGATTTGCTCCACCTGTCGCGCTTCGACTCGCGGCAGACGCCGCTGACGCTGGAGCGGGTCGGCATGGCGGAGCTGCTCGAAGAAGTGAGCGACCGGTTCGCCTTCCAGGCGCGGCAGCGCGGCATGGGGCTGTCCGTCGAGCTGGAGGGCGAGGATGTGCCGCCGGTGCACGTCGATCGGGACGCGATCGACCAAGTGCTCGACAACTTGGTGTCCAACGCGATCAAGTACAGTCCCGACGAAGGCCGGGTGGTGCTGTCCGCCCGGCATGCGCCCGCCGAGGCGGGACCGGGCTGGGTGGAAGTCACCGTCCGGGACTGGGGCATCGGCATTCCGAAGAAAGATTTGCATCGTATATTCGAACGGTTTTACCGCGTCGACAAGGCGAGATCCCGCAACATGGGGGGAACGGGGCTCGGTCTCAGTATTGCCCTGGAAATAGTCAAGGCGCACGGGGGCACGATCCGCATCGAATCGGAGCCGGGGCAAGGCACGGCGGTCGTCTTTACGCTGCCGGCGGCGCCGGAGGAGGGTGAGAGCCGATGA